A single Nostoc sp. PCC 7107 DNA region contains:
- a CDS encoding cytochrome b: MNLTSAVKKARNNSAFKQLMSVHWIMSACYLVLFTTGSGMARLSRGTFLRSELYDFHKSIGALVVALLTWRILVLLRVWWRKYTKNLPRFTPEWTRKFTLHTLLYLLMFAVPVSGFFFSNSYQSNNVHFFWLTLPDFFPKNSSLVDLGRSIHFWIAYTFLSFIILHLLQQWKVVKANWRRFKDFFITKKFQKSAD; the protein is encoded by the coding sequence ATGAATTTAACATCAGCAGTTAAGAAAGCTAGGAATAATTCTGCGTTTAAGCAACTCATGTCTGTACATTGGATCATGTCTGCCTGTTATTTAGTTTTATTTACTACTGGTTCAGGTATGGCGCGTCTATCCCGTGGAACTTTCCTAAGATCAGAATTATATGATTTTCATAAATCAATCGGAGCTTTGGTAGTAGCTTTGCTGACTTGGCGGATTTTAGTTTTGTTGCGGGTATGGTGGCGAAAATACACGAAAAATCTGCCAAGGTTTACTCCTGAATGGACACGTAAATTCACACTGCATACTTTGCTTTATTTATTGATGTTTGCAGTTCCTGTCAGTGGCTTCTTTTTTTCTAATTCTTATCAAAGTAACAATGTACATTTTTTTTGGTTGACGCTACCCGATTTTTTCCCGAAAAACTCTAGTTTAGTAGACTTAGGTAGAAGCATTCATTTTTGGATAGCCTATACATTTTTGTCTTTTATCATTCTGCATTTGCTACAACAATGGAAAGTTGTAAAAGCAAATTGGCGGAGGTTTAAAGACTTCTTTATCACGAAAAAATTTCAGAAAAGTGCTGATTAG
- a CDS encoding DUF4007 family protein, with protein sequence MAKLQLHFNGSFALKKDEISRLIYAANQDQGLNDSLPNLMEKTSLGNGKVGRVKSWAVRAGLIKNNHPSPEGEIVLKLDPVLESTITDWLMHFYLSFGDRGLKTTPENPADWGGWSYFVYTFLPRYHKFTKEELLYHSTSIFEEESKVIANRINYILRAYTEFTALASCKFLTQEKEQYVSGYPNLPNSYLLGYFLAKLWERDFQGEGSVLTESILNKKMGLAAVLGITSEALQEQLNALEAYGIIEQRRAVPPFQVIPRWDNPLTLLEKAYDR encoded by the coding sequence ATGGCTAAATTACAACTACATTTTAATGGCTCTTTTGCTCTTAAAAAAGACGAAATCAGTAGGCTTATTTATGCTGCAAACCAAGACCAAGGTTTAAATGATAGCTTGCCTAATTTGATGGAGAAAACAAGTTTAGGTAATGGCAAAGTAGGAAGAGTCAAAAGTTGGGCTGTACGCGCAGGGTTAATTAAAAATAATCACCCTAGTCCAGAAGGTGAAATTGTCTTAAAGTTAGATCCAGTACTGGAGTCAACTATTACAGATTGGTTGATGCACTTTTATTTAAGTTTTGGCGATCGCGGTTTAAAAACAACACCAGAAAATCCTGCCGATTGGGGCGGATGGTCTTACTTTGTATATACATTTTTGCCGCGTTATCATAAATTTACGAAAGAAGAATTGCTATATCACAGTACATCAATATTTGAAGAAGAAAGCAAAGTAATTGCTAACAGAATTAATTACATATTACGCGCATATACTGAGTTTACTGCTTTAGCATCATGCAAGTTTTTGACTCAAGAAAAAGAGCAATATGTTAGTGGATATCCTAATTTACCTAACTCTTATCTATTAGGATACTTCTTAGCAAAATTATGGGAACGTGACTTTCAAGGCGAAGGTTCTGTTCTTACTGAGTCGATTTTGAACAAAAAAATGGGACTGGCTGCTGTGTTGGGGATAACATCTGAGGCATTGCAAGAACAGCTAAATGCCCTAGAAGCTTACGGCATCATTGAACAGCGACGGGCTGTACCGCCCTTTCAAGTAATTCCGCGTTGGGATAATCCTTTGACATTGCTTGAGAAAGCCTATGACAGATGA
- a CDS encoding phosphomannose isomerase type II C-terminal cupin domain: MTENDHNEQSTSHELSSHSGARYWGNVEVIEEGDNYRISRVEIKPRHGIKPQIHYHRNEHWVVVSGVAKVTCGEAEVLLNRNESTYVPAATLHKVENPGLIPLVILEIQNGEYLGEDDIERPYDLNLIKPTSENK, from the coding sequence ATGACTGAAAATGATCACAACGAGCAATCCACAAGCCATGAGTTATCTTCACATTCCGGTGCGAGATACTGGGGTAACGTGGAGGTAATAGAAGAAGGTGATAACTATAGAATTAGTCGCGTGGAAATTAAGCCCAGGCATGGCATTAAACCACAAATCCATTACCATCGCAATGAACATTGGGTTGTAGTATCTGGTGTTGCTAAGGTAACTTGTGGAGAAGCGGAAGTGTTGCTGAACCGCAATGAATCTACTTACGTTCCAGCCGCAACATTACATAAAGTAGAAAATCCTGGCTTAATTCCCTTAGTAATTTTAGAAATTCAAAACGGGGAATATTTGGGTGAGGATGACATAGAACGTCCTTATGACCTCAACTTAATCAAGCCAACATCTGAAAATAAGTGA
- a CDS encoding AmpG family muropeptide MFS transporter, with protein sequence MREIQALRQAVQSRKMGALLLLGFASGLPLFLTSRTLQVWMQDAKVDIGKITLFGLLALPYSLKFLWSPLLDRFVPPFLGARRGWLIVTQIGLTIAIATLALQQPSQSDQVLQILAINCLIITFLSATQDIAGDAYRTDILNPLEAEAGASVWVLGYRVALFVTSSLALVLADHLPWNGVYLLMAALMAGSILVTLSAPREPQVINNRETAPISAKDVIFVLFITALVAGLLGSVFTGLIALPIFYWLLASLIVAWIISSLLLPDELLAEAPENQAPQNLQEAIFLPFKEFFHRFGFAQASVILIFIILYKLGDSLVGITANLFLREINFTKTEIGGIQAGIGFLATTVGVLAGGVILTKIHLNRGLWIFGILQLLSNLGYYALAVAGKNFSLLILAVNIENFSAGLVTVATVAFLMSLCNHRFTTTQFALFSSLMAISRDVLSAPAGDWAKATGWPVFFLLTLVAALPGLLLLPFVAPWNQKPVVISRPGLEEEDEDVWEAK encoded by the coding sequence ATGAGAGAAATCCAAGCATTGCGACAAGCCGTCCAAAGTCGCAAGATGGGGGCTTTGTTATTGCTGGGTTTTGCATCGGGATTGCCTTTGTTCTTGACTAGTAGAACATTGCAAGTGTGGATGCAAGATGCCAAGGTTGATATCGGCAAAATTACTTTATTTGGTTTGTTGGCGTTACCTTATTCCTTAAAATTTTTGTGGTCGCCTTTGTTAGATAGGTTTGTACCGCCGTTTTTGGGTGCTAGACGAGGTTGGTTAATTGTGACTCAAATTGGGTTAACAATTGCGATCGCTACTCTCGCACTTCAACAGCCTTCCCAAAGTGACCAAGTATTGCAAATTTTGGCAATCAACTGTCTAATTATCACCTTTTTAAGCGCCACCCAAGACATCGCCGGTGATGCCTACCGTACTGATATCCTCAATCCCCTGGAAGCAGAAGCAGGTGCATCTGTTTGGGTACTGGGTTATCGTGTTGCTTTGTTTGTCACCAGTTCTCTAGCTTTGGTATTAGCCGATCACCTCCCTTGGAATGGTGTTTACTTACTCATGGCCGCTTTAATGGCGGGGAGTATACTTGTCACCTTATCTGCACCCAGAGAACCACAGGTCATTAATAACCGAGAAACTGCGCCGATATCTGCCAAAGATGTGATCTTCGTGCTATTCATTACGGCCTTAGTAGCTGGTTTACTCGGAAGCGTTTTTACTGGCTTGATTGCTCTCCCCATATTTTATTGGCTACTGGCAAGCTTGATCGTCGCTTGGATAATTTCATCCTTATTATTGCCTGATGAGCTACTTGCTGAGGCTCCAGAAAACCAAGCCCCACAAAACTTACAAGAGGCGATTTTTCTACCGTTTAAAGAATTTTTTCATCGTTTTGGCTTCGCTCAAGCTAGTGTAATTCTGATTTTTATCATTCTTTATAAACTGGGTGATTCTTTAGTAGGTATCACCGCTAATTTATTTTTGCGAGAAATTAACTTTACCAAAACCGAAATTGGGGGAATTCAAGCTGGGATAGGTTTTCTTGCCACGACTGTTGGTGTATTAGCTGGTGGCGTAATCTTAACCAAAATTCACCTAAATCGCGGTTTATGGATATTTGGCATACTGCAATTATTGAGCAACTTGGGTTATTATGCCTTAGCCGTTGCTGGCAAAAATTTCTCGTTATTAATCTTGGCAGTAAATATCGAAAACTTTAGCGCCGGATTAGTCACAGTTGCTACAGTGGCATTTTTAATGAGCCTCTGCAATCACCGTTTTACAACCACTCAATTTGCATTATTTTCTAGCTTAATGGCGATTAGTAGAGATGTTCTTTCAGCACCCGCAGGCGATTGGGCCAAAGCCACCGGCTGGCCTGTATTTTTCTTGTTAACCTTAGTAGCAGCCTTACCAGGATTGTTACTTTTACCGTTTGTTGCGCCCTGGAATCAAAAGCCAGTGGTAATATCTAGACCAGGACTTGAGGAAGAAGATGAGGATGTATGGGAAGCCAAGTAA
- a CDS encoding DNA phosphorothioation-associated putative methyltransferase yields MPESYLEIDRHRAAIARTEISRPVRLAIEWSIINQDTSFFDYGCGYGGDVQRVGNLGYTSAGWDPYYYPNQQINSADVVNLGYVVNVIEDLEERNQSLIKAWELTRKVLIVAAQVLINAPSKAQLAYNDGIVTSRNTFQKYYEQAELKKYIDEILNVDAVPVALGVYFVFRDEAEKESFKAIRFFSRTYTPRVRIPSKRFEDYQETLQPLMEFFTKRGRLPVKGELGNEQELLSEFGNFRRAFTVVLQATDEAEWDAIAYRRSLDIQVYLALTHFDQRPKFSKLAPEMRHDIKAFFGNYEEACEVADQKLFSLGRPKVVQTACEKSKIGKQTRGALYVHVSALAALDPLLRIYEGCASRTIGRVDGATLIKYCLDKPQISYLFYPDFDTDPHPALKASISIDLKTLYVTHRDYANRANPPVLHRKETFVMPNYPQYEEFAKLTQQEQELGLLQQKSDIGTREGWLKCLADHGVEIRGHQIYSLQED; encoded by the coding sequence ATGCCGGAGAGCTACTTAGAAATCGATCGCCATCGCGCTGCGATCGCACGCACAGAAATCTCTCGTCCTGTAAGATTAGCCATAGAATGGTCAATCATCAATCAGGACACAAGTTTTTTTGACTATGGTTGTGGTTACGGTGGCGATGTCCAGCGTGTCGGAAACCTCGGCTATACCAGCGCAGGTTGGGATCCATACTACTACCCCAATCAACAGATTAATTCGGCTGATGTGGTTAACTTGGGTTATGTTGTCAACGTCATCGAAGATTTAGAAGAACGCAACCAAAGTTTAATTAAAGCCTGGGAACTCACTCGCAAAGTTTTAATTGTGGCGGCTCAAGTCTTAATTAACGCGCCCAGTAAAGCGCAACTCGCTTACAATGACGGCATTGTCACTAGCCGTAATACCTTTCAAAAATATTATGAGCAAGCAGAACTTAAAAAATATATTGATGAAATTCTTAATGTTGATGCAGTCCCGGTAGCTCTGGGGGTTTACTTTGTCTTCCGCGACGAAGCTGAAAAAGAAAGTTTCAAAGCCATCCGTTTCTTTTCTCGCACCTATACACCGCGAGTCCGCATCCCTAGCAAGCGGTTTGAAGATTATCAGGAAACACTGCAACCACTCATGGAATTTTTCACCAAACGCGGTAGATTGCCTGTCAAGGGTGAATTAGGAAACGAACAAGAACTATTAAGTGAATTTGGTAACTTCCGCCGCGCCTTTACTGTTGTCCTCCAAGCCACCGATGAAGCAGAATGGGATGCGATCGCCTATCGTCGTTCTTTAGATATCCAAGTTTACCTCGCCCTGACCCACTTTGATCAACGTCCCAAATTCTCCAAACTAGCGCCAGAAATGCGCCACGACATCAAAGCCTTCTTCGGTAATTATGAGGAAGCTTGCGAAGTCGCCGACCAAAAACTATTTAGTTTGGGTAGACCAAAAGTAGTTCAAACAGCTTGTGAAAAAAGCAAAATCGGCAAACAAACACGTGGCGCACTTTACGTTCATGTTTCCGCCCTCGCCGCCCTCGATCCCTTACTCCGCATTTATGAAGGTTGCGCCAGTCGCACCATTGGGCGAGTCGATGGGGCGACACTGATCAAATATTGTCTTGATAAACCGCAAATATCTTATTTATTTTATCCAGACTTCGACACAGACCCCCATCCAGCACTCAAAGCCAGCATCTCAATTGATTTAAAAACTTTGTATGTCACCCACCGCGACTATGCAAATCGGGCAAATCCCCCTGTTCTGCACCGTAAAGAAACCTTTGTTATGCCTAACTATCCCCAATACGAAGAATTTGCTAAACTCACCCAACAAGAACAGGAATTAGGCTTACTCCAGCAAAAAAGTGACATTGGTACCCGTGAAGGTTGGTTAAAATGTCTAGCTGATCATGGAGTAGAAATTAGAGGACATCAAATTTATTCACTTCAGGAAGATTAA
- the dndE gene encoding DNA sulfur modification protein DndE produces MESPIERIKLSQTAKDQLLKLRRNTKIDQWNILCRWAFCRSLAEPTPPSPVPIPQDSNVEMTWRVFGGEMSDILLLALKQRCHNDGYATDKETLVTQFRLHLHRGIGYLAGDPNIKKIEDLIAIALKKI; encoded by the coding sequence ATGGAATCCCCAATCGAAAGAATTAAACTTTCTCAAACAGCCAAAGACCAACTATTAAAACTCCGTCGTAACACCAAAATTGATCAATGGAATATTCTGTGTCGCTGGGCGTTTTGTCGTTCCCTCGCTGAACCAACTCCACCCTCACCCGTACCCATTCCTCAAGATAGCAATGTGGAAATGACTTGGCGCGTCTTTGGTGGCGAAATGTCGGATATTCTCCTTCTCGCCCTTAAGCAACGCTGTCACAATGATGGTTACGCCACAGATAAAGAAACCTTAGTAACTCAATTTCGCCTACATTTGCATCGTGGTATTGGTTACTTAGCAGGCGATCCAAATATCAAGAAAATTGAAGATTTGATTGCGATCGCACTAAAGAAGATATAA
- a CDS encoding HEAT repeat domain-containing protein, with product MYDDDDLSLLDPDVELESPLDKMEPLTAESEVAKPDPEVMLALLENPQPQQRMLAARAFCDIEDERATPLLIRLLTDSCPLVRVSAAYSIGRNPSTEAVEPLISQFHHDWNGYVRKGVVWALGNCRDRRCLAPLADALRTDISAVRLWSASALAQMAEVGYEAVVGAIPPLIEALVQDPISAVRSNSAWSIGQLCKELPSNIVYATAIDALIQAFAEDKDLGVREDAKASLLGVGDPRGLQLIETLEQEGWF from the coding sequence ATGTATGATGACGATGACCTCAGCCTACTCGATCCTGACGTAGAGCTAGAAAGCCCTCTCGATAAAATGGAGCCACTAACTGCTGAGTCAGAAGTGGCAAAACCAGATCCAGAAGTGATGTTAGCCCTTCTGGAAAATCCGCAACCGCAGCAGAGAATGTTGGCGGCGCGTGCTTTTTGTGATATTGAAGATGAAAGAGCTACCCCCCTATTGATTCGCTTGTTAACGGATTCATGCCCCCTAGTGCGAGTGAGTGCAGCATATAGTATTGGCCGCAATCCTAGTACAGAAGCGGTAGAACCGTTAATTTCCCAATTCCACCACGACTGGAACGGCTATGTCCGTAAAGGCGTAGTTTGGGCGTTGGGTAATTGCCGCGATCGCCGTTGTTTAGCACCCCTAGCAGATGCTTTAAGAACAGATATTTCCGCTGTACGCTTGTGGTCGGCTAGTGCTTTAGCACAAATGGCCGAGGTGGGTTACGAAGCCGTTGTTGGGGCAATTCCCCCTTTAATTGAAGCTTTAGTCCAAGACCCAATTTCCGCAGTTCGGAGTAATAGCGCCTGGTCAATTGGACAGTTATGCAAAGAATTGCCCTCTAATATTGTTTATGCCACAGCCATTGATGCTTTAATTCAAGCCTTTGCTGAAGACAAAGATTTAGGCGTGCGAGAAGATGCCAAAGCCTCACTACTCGGCGTAGGCGACCCTCGTGGCTTACAGCTAATTGAAACTTTGGAACAAGAAGGATGGTTTTAA
- a CDS encoding N-acetyltransferase, whose amino-acid sequence MSEQLLPGYLIRRGSTLERSLLVKFMQSTYQERFPQQDFAHLARTVEQYLSKDTPLWWVDVELRVQGGKGAGENGEINQLNSSASPVACLWVGNAVDQVNGDRHAHIFLLYVVPEYRRRGIGKALMQYVENWAMKRGDKQIGLQVFQSNQPALNLYHQLGYQTQSLWMLKELSGYFVGDSYG is encoded by the coding sequence GTGTCTGAGCAACTTCTACCAGGGTATTTGATTCGTCGTGGCTCTACATTAGAGCGATCGCTCCTAGTCAAGTTCATGCAAAGCACTTACCAGGAGCGTTTCCCCCAGCAAGATTTTGCCCACCTCGCCCGCACAGTTGAGCAATATTTATCCAAAGATACGCCTTTATGGTGGGTAGATGTGGAATTAAGGGTGCAGGGGGGTAAGGGTGCAGGGGAAAATGGGGAAATAAATCAACTCAATTCTTCTGCGTCTCCCGTTGCTTGTCTTTGGGTGGGGAATGCAGTAGATCAAGTTAATGGTGATCGCCATGCTCATATTTTTCTGCTTTACGTCGTTCCAGAATATCGACGGCGAGGAATTGGTAAAGCTTTGATGCAGTATGTAGAAAATTGGGCAATGAAAAGAGGCGATAAACAAATTGGCTTACAAGTCTTTCAATCCAACCAACCCGCCTTAAATCTCTACCACCAACTCGGTTATCAAACTCAATCTCTGTGGATGTTGAAAGAACTTTCAGGTTATTTCGTCGGTGACAGCTATGGCTAG